The window taagtaagatgtaatttccttccttatctcttttaatgagatctatttttgcctgcactttgtctgagataaggattgctacccctgccttttttactttagctgaggcataatatattctgctccagccttttacctttactctgtgtgtatctctctgcttcaaatgtgtttcttgtaaacagcatattgtagggttctggtttttaatccactctgcaattcgcttccgttttatagcagagttcatcccattcacattcacagttattattactgactgtctattcccctccattctatttaccccctttgtatttttccccccttctttcaccctattcctcctcaccgatgttttacttcttacccctgcctcccccaatctgccctccctttttatcacccccctctcttttctttacccttttctcccttgcttttgtcctcccttctatcagtccccccctttcccttccccttttgtttccctaaagaatgagttgtttctttatcccaatgaacgtatatgttattccctctttgagtcaaatctaatgagaatagggttgaaaccatgttccctcctcctttctttccctctattataataggtttttttccacctcttcatatgatataattcatcccattccacctcccctttcctctcctccccatagactccctttttatccccttaattcttttgtatcatcacatcaaagacaatttatatttataccctctatataaagtccttctctctgcccaaatacatttacagttcttaagagttatgagtattatcttcctgtgtagggatataaacagtttaacctaatagggtaacttttttttcccctaaagggtTCATATCTTGATAATTATAGTTAAACCTGTGTTACAGTAAGTTTATCAAAGTGTCAATTtgctcatttacaaaatggagcTATTGATCATACATATATCACTGTTTTTATTATTCCTCCACTAACATCCTACTCTGATGCTGCATTGTAGCATGGAGGAGTTCTGATATTATAGGAAGGATTTTTAATGGAGACCAGTTTTGGTATGTCCTACCAGCATGGGAAGACAGTCAATATAGGTCCAGAGATGTCCACTGTTAGCATAATACCCGAGATAAATTGAAATGGCTCCTCAACAAGTTGGCCATAGGGTGATAGATTTTTCAGCCATAAAAACACAAAAGGTCATCTGCCAAATGTTAGAAGAATTTCCATAGAAATTAGATCAGaggttttttaaagtaataacacaatgattattattattcctactctAAGCATTATCTCCTATTGGCATATTCTCTCCATTAGAATATTACCTCCTTGACAGCAAAGACTGCTTCACATTACTATTTGCTTTCCTAGAACCTAAAACAGTGTCtagtacatattaagtgcttaataaatgcatttcccTTCATTTATGTCTATTTTGTTGAATCAGAAGGCCAAGAAATCCCAATTTCACTACCGGTTACTTTGGTAATTTTCATAGGCATCATAGGAATTGATCTTAAGTTTCTAAATATTTGAGGTCATGCTAAGATTCAAGACTAATTTATTTGCACACagggaaaatgatgaaaattttaaaaatccaaataaaaggttttatttaggggaaaaataaccagaggtcaaaggaaagcACTAAAAATCAAGCATACTGTACTAGTTAACAACTCCTCAAGGTCCCGCTTTTATCATGCTTACAGATGAAATTGGCCAAGACCAACTGGAATTTTTAGAGTGTCTAGGAGGCAACTTACTCCCTCATAACTCTTCTTTACAGTGTTATAATTAATACACTTGAAAGAATATCCTTAGTGattattcacattcacaattacgTGAGAAGGGTACTTACATTTTCTCTTCATTACCAAGCTTGTGCCATATGAGCTTTGGCACTCCCAAACAGACAAAGTTAATGGAGACATGGATATTTAAAGACCAATTCTCCATGCCTAGAAATTCACCGTGAGGCAACCTCTTCAAGACAACCTGGGCAAATTCCCTTGATGGTAAATGAGTGAGCAAAGGTTCCAGAGACAGCTACCTGTCCCAGGTGCTGtcacttcttccttcctcactACTCTTTTCTCACTATGAGCAGAAAAAacttttttgctgggcaaatgCCCAACTATACCACAGgtaaatttaaaatagaaaataaacaaagaaaggagcaaaaaagagatttgggggcagctaagtggtaaagtggatagagcactggcctggagtcaagagtaccggaattaactggcctcagacacttgacacttactagctgtgtgaccctaggcaagtcacttaaccccaattgcctcaccaaaagacaaagaaagagagattttGTGCTTTCATTTATTTGGAGATATCCTATGGAAATGACTTAAGCAAAACTATCTGTAGAGTTTTGCTCTCTGAAAAGCACTCCTGTTAGATCTCACTCCTACTTAGAGTTCTCAGATACCATCATGGGGCTTgagtattgctttttttttttttttagtgaggcaattggggttaagtgacttgccaaagtcacacagctagtaagtgttaagtgtctgaggctggatttgaactcacgtactcctgactctagggccggtgctctatgcactgtgccacctagctgccccgagtattGCTTttctaatagtattttttccaattacatttaaagatagttttcaacattcatttttgtaagattttgagttccaaatttttatcccccCCCtctcaaagccagcaagcaatctgatataggttctacattataatcatgttaaacatatctcTACATCAGCcatgtcataagagaagaatcagaacaaaaggaaaaaacacaagaagaaacaacaacagcaaaacaacaacaaaagtgaaaatggcatACTTCAATCTACATCcaaactccacagttctttcttgagcattttccatcatgagtcttttggcattgtcttagatcattgtattgctgagaagagctaagtccatcacagttgatcatcaataccatgttgttgatactgtgtacaaaattctcttggttctgctcatttcactcagcatcaattcatgtaagtctttctgaatttttctgaaatctgcctgctcatcatttcttacatcacaataatatcccttaacattcatataccacaacttgttcagccattccccaattgatgggcatcccattgAATtctaattctctgccaccacaaaaaaagcagcatcaaatatttttgtatatttgatgtcttttccctttcttataatctctttgggatatagacctagcagtagtattgataggtcaaagggtatagcagttttatagccttttgggtatggttctaaattgttcttcagaatggttgtatcagttcacaaatccaccaacagtgcattagtgttccaattttcccacatcttcaacatttctcattttctttttttggcacaTTATCCAGCTgaataagtgtgaggtggtacttcagggtagtttaaatttgcatttctctaatgagtagtgattaagaacattttctcatatggctgtagatagctttaatttcttcatctgaaaactgcctatttatatcctttgaccatgtctCAATTGGGGAACAATGAGTATTGCTTTTCTCTACCATTGCTTGAGCCAACATTGGCAGTGCCCCCTCCATTTTAGGGGACAGAAACTAGCACACTGTTTTCCATTTAACTGCTTAACATGGGgtagctgtaacgattggaatgacgccacctgctggagacttactgtagaagagttctgcccatgaagggaaggtctttgagggcaagaccaggagtcaggaagtgacgcgggctagtgggaggaggaaggaagagactggcgctcagtctcgcgctctttcctgaggacgctggcggagaagggagctagaaatgcgctctccctttaatagatagaaatctaggcctttctctctctctttaccaaattcttattctccttaataaatgcttaaaagtctaactcttgctaaagcttataatttattggcgaccactcattagatattttagacagtttagctagaattttagcccttaacatagctATTATataggaatatttatttcaaatctacagcaaaaacaaagtaaaaacataATTCCCCCTTATACTGCCTTAGCTTGTGGGAGGTGATGGGTATGAATCACAAAGCAGGTCAGTTCCCACAGTACACTGAGTCCACCATGTTCATGTTGATGGCCAACATCTCTGACAGCTTCTGCTGAGTTATAGTGCCAGACACTTGCTCCTTAGGGTGTCACTGCTGGTCTGCCTGAAACATCTAGCCAGGATCTCTGCATTCCACCTAGGTTACTGGGATTTGTATTTCCAGTTTAGATCAAAGACTCAATTCCCTACACATAGAATGAAAAAAGGTATAAACAAACCAAATACCTAGGCCTGATTCTTAAGGGGCACATGGCCTTTGTGGGTACAGGGAAGTCCCAAATTGAGTGAAAGAATTACTCAGATGTGAATGCAGCCAGAAGCCACAGCCATATTGAATCAAGCCGTTCTGAAGACTCCAAAAGGTCTGGCATTACAGCTGATGAAAAAGGTGCTTAATTCCACCACTAGACTTAACCAGAATGTTCCTCACAATTCTCCTGAAAACCACTTCCAGCCTCATGCTGAGATGTCATCTCAGGTGGTCTGATCATGTGCCAGACCCTCATCCCTTACAAAACAGTGCAGCCAGAAGCCCTctgttcaaattctagctctgttacttactttcttctctgaatctcaattcTTATTTATAAAGTGAGGAGTTTGGACTTGGTGATAATAAGATTCCTTCCAGGtatcaaaattatattatttcatctaTGAACAAGATGTAGCAGGTATCCCCTTCCCTTATTCatagggatgtgctggtaaatggtGTGTGGtatactgataaatgtttaacaattgacttttcactgggaggaggaagggaatgtaCCTATAAGACATTTTTAAGTTTAtcctacattattaacattttctccatcattttctaaaATCTAGACCACCAACAAAACAATGCATCAATCTCTGAATTGTGATGTTAGcaatttccaagatgtaaatgctcactgaaaatttaacagtcagctCACTCAAGTTGGTTCAAGCTGACTCCAGTATACTACTACCTGTTCATCTTACCTTCCTGTCACACATTGCCCATGGTGCTACAGTTCAAATACAGTTCAAAGTTTATAAAATCTATTTCCTCCAACCCAATTAGAGTACTTCCCAGGGAATATTCAAGCAGGAATAATGGATTAATAATCTCcacaatatataaaaaagaaatattattggaATGGCTATAGGGATGAAGAAATCCACAATATGATTTGAACAGTTTTCACATCATCCTGTGGCCTTGAAGTTCTCCTTGGAAATCCACAAAGTTCCCATTCTGAATTCAGAAAATGAGTCCCCAGTGAACTGGGATGTTGCCACTATATCCAGTCCACAGTGTCCTATGGAGgacattcttattttaaaaagacattccTACTTCAAATACAAAGCCATTTGTTAATTGAGCCTCTTTGTGTCTAATGACAAAATAGGAAAAGTGGAATTATTGCATTTTTATGATACTAGCATTGAGAAACATACCGGCAACatggtggtaaagtggatagaccACAggcccttaagtcaggaagatgtaaattaaaatccaacctcagacacttcataattgtataaccctgagcaagtcactttacccaaattgcttcagttcctcacctgtaaaaaggacacactggaaaaggaaatggaaaactaatccattctctttgccaagaaaaccccatcaaCAATGGGGTTACATAGTGTTGAACATGCCtgaactgaacagcaacaatagttCTAGAATAGCCCTTCCACAATTCTTATAACACaagcctttatttctttttgttttccttccttctaaatGTTCCTTGCATCACCAGAGGGGCCATCATTTTCAAAAAACtatagagaaaaatgtatatgGAAATACTCAAATCTTGTATTAAAAATGTTCTCTAATGTATACCTCTCCACTGAAGTCATACTATGATATATCAGAATGACTTGGAGATTATACTAGTCTTGAAGGCTATACCAGTGGGGCAAAGCCCCAGCATGCCACAGTGAAAAAGCTTTGAGCTCACAGACCCCACGATGAACTCTGTTATTCAAGGACCAACGTAACTAAATTTAGAGACAAATCACCAGAAAGTTGGTCACCAGgtgatatgtttttgtttgtttgttttttaccacagtaactcatgaaatgatctctaaggcaTAGAGGGATTGAATTCTTtgttggtagaaggagtttctgtGCCAAATAAATCATTAATCTTTTGGTTTCGAAGTAATGTATAGTCTACTTGTCATAAACATGGTCACTGTTATGGGTGAGGCAGTAAAGGGGTACAGAAAATGGGTGGAAAATAGAAAATCCTTAAAACTCACTTCATGCAAGTTTCCACATCTTTTTCCCATTAAATATCATTGAAGTTTCACTAATATAAATAGGGATAAAATTTACTTTAACTTCCTCTATCTCCCACTGTCTACTCTTTATGGAGCTACCATTGAGTGTAAGATATTcaagataaaggggaaaaaaaaaacaaaaaactaaccaTAGAGACAAAAAACTGACATTGATATAGATCATTAAAGTTACAAGTTGtaaagtcatttcagttgtgtctgactcttcatgaccccatttgaggttttcttggcaaaggtactggagtggtttgccatttccttctctagctccagataaggaaactgaagtaaacagagtaaaacgacttgcccagggtcacatagctagtcagtatctgaggtcagatttagactcaggaagaggagattttttttatttcaggctGAACAatctatgcattgtgccaccaacactatctcatttgaatctcacaatctATTCTGGGATTAGGTATTATGGGAGGGAAGCGAACGGAGAAGAAGTGGGAAtaagcagatagatagatagatagatagatagatagatagatagatagatagatagatagatagatagagagatagatagatagatagacagatagatacatagatatagagatatatagacatagacatagatatataatcTATgccatgtactatgtgccagacactgtgctaagtacttttacaaatattatctcattttatcataacaacaaccctgtgaggtaggggctattgtcatctccattttacattgaataaactgaggcaaagagaggttaaatgacttatccaggctcacatagctactaaaaGTAAgatgctggatttaaacttagatctATGGACATTATTACCcgaatttttcagataaggaaataagtCCAGAGGGGTTACACAACCTAACTAAGGTTGTGCAGtgaatatgtgtcagaagtaggatttgagttTTTCCTAGCTCCTAATCTgattctctatttatttatttcagggTTTCTCTCACACAAAGTAACAAATCTGCCTTTGCATAATGGTGATTTGGCTAAAATATAAAGATTTACTTAGTGATTTTCTCCTACCCCTGATGTATTGATTTTCCTTATGCTCACCTATCTTTTCAGCAGAAGTGGAACAATTCAGCCATCTGGACCCCACTAAACCACCAACTGACAATGCCAATCATATGGCAGACAAGGACACAATGAACTTGCTATAGTTTCTAGCCTTGGTTATGAACATTTTAATCCAATTCCTTTGCAATGTTATATCAATCTATAATAGAATACTTAGCCTTTTTAGTGTCATTGATCCTTTTGACATTTTGGGGAGGCCTATGttccccttttcagaataatgtttttaaacattttaaataaaatacaggtgattacaaaggaaaccaattatattaacaGATAACTAtcaaaagtgcttttaaaaaatacattcggggcagctaggtggtgcagtggatagagcaccagccctggattcaggaggacctgagttaaaatctgacctcagacacttaacacttactagctatgtgaccctgggaaagtcacttaaccctcattgccttgccaaaaacaaaaacaaaaaacattcataGAACGCCTTAAATCAATCCATGGACCATTGGGGAAGTATGGAGTCCAGGTTGAAAACTCTTGTTCTGCTTTCCCTTCAGTTGTCTGCAAGGTGCTTGGTTCTTCTTCTGAAGCTAAGGCCACATCAGGGTGAATCCTCACTTCAGCCAGCAACTAACACCACTACAAACAAGTCTCTCCTCATCCATCTCCCGAAATGGCTGTCTCCAAGCTTGCTTGCATTTACTCCGCTCTCATCCTTCACGACGATGAGGTTATGGTCAAGGAGGATAAAATTAATGCGCTCATTAAAGCAGCAGGTATAAATGTTGAACCATTCTGGCCTGGATTATTTGCAAAGGCCCTGAACAATCTAAACATTGCAAGTCTCATTTGTAATGTAGGAGTTGATGGACCTGCCCCAGCAGCTGGTGGTGCTGCCCCTGCTGGAGGTGCTGCTCCTTTTAGCACAGCTGTCCCAgctgaggaggagaagaaagaggaaacaaaaaaagaagaatcagaggagtCTGATGATGACATGGGTTTTGGTCTAAATATATTTGACTAAATGtattttttgaaacattaaaaacataaaaagctttactaaaaataaaaaaaaaacaagaagaaaacccTTGTTCTACTATGTTCCATGGGCTAtgaagctgtgtataccctttgatccagatactaggtcagtatcccaaagagatcgtaaaaaaggaagaggacccacatgtacaaaaatatagaagctctctttgtggtagcaaagaattggaaatcgaggggatgtcaacgaattggggaatggctgaacaagtcatggtatatgaatataatgaaatactattatactataagaaatgataagcaggcagatttcagaaaaacctggaaatatttaagtgtactgatgctgagtaaagtgagcagaaccaggacaacactgtacagtaacagcagtactgtgtaatgatcaactgtgatggatttaactcttctcagcaatataatgatccaagacaattccaaaggaatcaggctggaaaatgctctccacatccagaaaaaaaagaactgtagaatctggatgtagattgaaccatactgtttctaatttttttttccttttttgaggttttattctgattcttctttcacaagatgactaatgcagaaatatgtttaatgtgattatatatataaaacctatatcagattgctttctgtcttgaggaggagggagggaaggaagggagggagaaaaaatttggaactcaaaatcttataaaagcaaatgttgaaggggcagctagatggcacagtggataaagcaccagccctggattcaagaggacctgagttcaaatccaacctcagacacttgacactacctgtgtgaccctagggcaagtcacttaaccgtcattgccctgccccgcccccccaaaaaacaagaaaaacaaatgttgaaaactaaaaataaatatctttttaaaaaagaaagaaaccgaTTGTTCTAtaaaatcattaattttttttttaatttaattagtgCCTGCTCAAAGAAAGCTCAATCCAGTATGTTCACAAGATTCTATTCTGATCAGTTACGAGAAATTTCTGGGGATGTGCAATCTGAGACTGGCAAATGATTAGCCTAAACCTTACTTAAATCTACATGGGTCTAGCACTCCTCAGAGATTTTCATATGTTAGCTTTGATGACTAGCCTGAGAAAAGATATGAAAGCATTTATCTTTATTGCCTTTCACAATCTACTTTCAGTCATAGAATCATGAGCTAATGTGATGAAAATTACCTAAGAGATCATTTACTCCACGGGTTTTTAACTTTTTGTGTCAAAGACTCCTTTAGCAGTATGGAAAAACCCTTAGATGCCACTCACACAAACTAGCCAATCAACCTTTTCATAATGGCAGTTTGGCTAAAATATAAGGATAGATAAGGATTATATATAATAAGGATATATAAAGTAAGGATTTTCTCAGTGTACTTCAACCATTTCCCCCACCTATCCAATGGATTTTCCTTAATCTCACCTATCTTTTCAGCAGAGGGTAGCACATTTCAACTACCTAGATCTAActaccttctcagaataaagaggcagctggtggcacagtagatagtccTCTGGGCCAGGTGTCAGGAAGAccacagttcaaatctagcctcagaaacttactatgtgaccctgggcaattcagtGAACTTCTTCTTGCCTCAGCTTTCACAtctataagataataataataataataacagcacctaactcacagggttgttacgaggatcaaataagataatatttgtaaaatcacttcacaatacctggaacataggaagtgctatattaatgcttCCCACACCTGGAATCCTGCTTATTATCTTGTGCACTTGGACCCCTATGCTTGTCCTACAACCCAAGGTTTCTCTCACAGGTGCCTATAAATTAATTCCTGACAAAGATGGGAAGTGATAGGTAAATACTCTTACTTTTCTTGGGGCTATGTTTATCTTAATAAATCCAAAAGGCTTTAGCCTACCAAGGAATTAGTCCTTAATAATGAATATCAGGCATAGTTGGAGGGAAGAAATATTATGGGGCAAATAGtttagtgaatagagtgcaggaCTTGGAGTTAGTCCAAATCCTGCCTAGGAAATTTCTGTGTGACCCCgaacaagtcatttcacatcaacgaacctcagttttctcatctgaaaaaatggggatgataaaaatAAGCTTTACTTCACAGGGCTGCTgtgaagaaaaaaggagataacacatcactttgcaaatgttaaagagctatataaatgttagctatgatcaTACCTCATTGCATATCTTATGGGATCTTTGCTTCATCAGTTCATTTCTTCTGTGAGGTGGCCCACTCTGGCTTCCATTGAGGTGCTATGACCTACATAGAAGCAAGCACCTACGGAAAAACACCTGCAGGCTGCCTTGAGGAACAGGGAGGTTTTATTAAGGAGTAACATAATTGCAAAATAATCCACAGGAAGTAAACAACCAAATTCCCAGAAAACCCAATTTCCTCATCCTCTCTGCTAATGGAGCTGGCATTATCTGACTATAAGTTTGCCAGGATCTGGCCTTCTTATGCACATGCATGGCCACCACCTCTCTCCCCAGAGCTTCATTAAGCTGTCAAAGATGATGGctcattattatttgttattgcaTTAAAGACACTTGAAAGGATTTTGTTCCTAGTAATTTACTTGTGGCACTGATTTGTTCATAAACACAAAAGCAACAAGCAGGCCAGACTAGAAATGGAACCCAAGCCCCTGACCACAAAAGAATTGTAGACTCAAAggagggacaaagaaaaaagaaacctaacATCTTTGCTAGGATAATTAAACAGGGCAATACTGACGCATGTACAAGAGAGTATGGAGAGAGAAAGTCATTACAAGGTgcaatatagtagaaagaatgctgcaCTGAGAATAAGAGGAGCTCAATTTGAATTTTGTATCTGCCTCCAATTAATTATTTTGgatccagacttgtgatttcatcagtgttggCAAGTCCCTGGtacagaaactccctctactaatacgGACCAACAACCCACCTGCTAGGAAGAGTATTAAACTATAATCTCTCTTTATCTACTGactccttctcttcttcaaacATGCTCAGGATTCCcttatctttacaaaacaaaataaaaatcactcaattgttccttcccttccctcaagtatcccatatctcttcttcctttcatagctctctctctatatctttttctAGAAAGctataaatatacatagatacatacatttaatatacacatatatttatacatatgtcttgtatatatgatatgtaaaTGTGCGTACATCTGTGTGCCCCTTGTTATCTGGCTTTCAACTGCCTCATTCGATTGAAACTGCTCtcaagttaccagtgatctcttgaCTGGCAGATCCAAAGTTCTTTCCCCCCACTCCTCATCCTACTTGACCTACCTACTGCATTTGACACTATTGCCCATTCTCTTCCTCTAGATAGTCTTTCTCCAGGTTCTTTTTGACAC is drawn from Dromiciops gliroides isolate mDroGli1 chromosome 2, mDroGli1.pri, whole genome shotgun sequence and contains these coding sequences:
- the LOC122740068 gene encoding 60S acidic ribosomal protein P1-like, whose protein sequence is MAVSKLACIYSALILHDDEVMVKEDKINALIKAAGINVEPFWPGLFAKALNNLNIASLICNVGVDGPAPAAGGAAPAGGAAPFSTAVPAEEEKKEETKKEESEESDDDMGFGLNIFD